From the Ctenopharyngodon idella isolate HZGC_01 chromosome 3, HZGC01, whole genome shotgun sequence genome, one window contains:
- the grna gene encoding granulin a isoform X9: MLRLTVGLTLVTLVACLQCPNNEECAAGQSCCQDPTGEFTCCPFHHGECCEDHIHCCPEGMLCNVLDFTCVNATHTLPSVERIPAKQSDFPKSFRMIPSLPASEDDITCPDGSFCPAEFSCLLMASSYGCCPVAQGLVCSDGKHCCPKGHECSADSSSCVKQKEQVETVICGDGKSECPVDTTCCETEDGQWACCPMPKAVCCDDKIHCCPEDSVCDVEGSKCMSSTNQELPMWAKFPARLRAEWEDHKPAEMRAEAKVTTTRQITTAGNQMTTLPGALREHSDVPCNDTKSCPDGSTCCKTKDGGWACCPLPEAVCCDDFIHCCPHGKTCNVAAGSCDDPSGSTPWLEKLPVQSKNVAVKQGSSDVPCNDTSACPDGSTCCKTKDGGWACCPLPEAVCCEDFTHCCPHGKICNVAAGTCEDPSCSGVPWVKQVPVQPVISQNVTDKKNSDVPCNDTKSCPDGSTCCKTKDGGWACCPLPEAVCCDDFIHCCPHGKTCNVAAGSCDGPSGSTPWLEKLPVQRKNVAVTQVFSDVPCDDTSACPDGSTCCKTKDGGWACCPLPEAVCCDDFIHCCPHGKTCNVAAGSCDDPSGSTPWLEKLPVQRKNVAVKQGSSDVPCDDTSACPDGSTCCKTKDGGWACCPLPEAVCCDDFIHCCPHGKTCNVAAGSCDGPSGSTPWLEKLPVQRKNVAVTQGSSDVPCDDTSACPDGSTCCKTKDGGWACCPLPEAVCCDDFIHCCPHGKTCNVAAGSCDDPSGSTPWLEKLPVQRKNVAVKQGSSDVPCDDTSACPDGSTCCKTKDGGWACCPLPEAVCCDDFIHCCPHGKTCNVAAGSCDGPSGSTPWLEKLPVQRKNVAVTQVSSDVPCDDTSACPDGSTCCKTKDGGWACCPLPEAVCCDDFIHCCPHGKTCNVAAGSCDDPSGSSPWLEKVPARPRAGQRSTKNMNCDSSHICPESNTCCKNIDGDWGCCPLPEAVCCRDRFHCCPHGTTCNLVTLTCNGNTTSVPMSVINSSSDKEEQRQHKKVKEEVGKYIRVPCDAHTSCPDHTTCCLIAKTNKWGCCPLPNAVCCTDGEHCCPAHYKCDVSRVSCIKGDVVIPWYNKIAAQSSLTPNSDLSTNKCDEQSSCSTDSTCCRLTTGEWGCCPLPQAVCCPDQQHCCPRGYKCDLRRHSCIKTTWLYVERVPLAHIGVQKPQPSVSGKDIQCGGGYTCQDGQTCCPTSQTTWGCCPSSMAECCDDMKHCCPAGYKCGTGGICTPAVGFDWNNWDSWRVFFSKKKRATTL, from the exons ATGCTGAGACTGACAGTAGGCCTCACTCTGGTGACCCTGGTTGCTTGCTTGCAGTGCCCCAACAACGAAGAGTGTGCGGCAGGCCAGTCATGCTGCCAGGATCCCACTGGAGAGTTCACCTGCTGCCCTTTCCATCAC ggagAGTGTTGTGAGGACCACATACACTGCTGTCCTGAAGGCATGCTATGCAATGTTTTGGACTTCACATGTGTAAACGCCACACATACACTGCCATCGGTGGAGAGGATACCGGCTAAACAGTCAGACTTTCCTAAA TCATTCAGAATGATCCCCTCATTACCTGCAAGTGAAGACGACATCACCTGCCCTGACGGCTCTTTCTGTCCTGCTGAGTTCTCTTGTCTGCTGATGGCTTCATCTTATGGATGTTGTCCAGTAGCACAG GGCCTTGTGTGCTCAGATGGGAAACACTGCTGCCCAAAAGGCCATGAATGCAGTGCAGACAGCAGTTCGTGTGTCAAACAAAAAG AACAAGTTGAGACTGTTATTTGCGGAGATGGGAAGTCAGAGTGTCCTGTGGACACCACGTGTTGTGAGACAGAAGATGGTCAATGGGCGTGCTGCCCCATGCCAAAG GCTGTATGCTGTGATGATAAAATCCACTGTTGCCCAGAGGACAGTGTTTGTGATGTTGAAGGCTCTAAATGCATGTCCTCCACCAATCAGGAGCTGCCCATGTGGGCCAAGTTCCCTGCTCGCCTCAGGGCTGAATGGGAAGATCACAAAC CTGCAGAAATGAGGGCTGAAGCTAAAGTCACTACAACCAGACAAATCACTACTGCTGGAAACCAAATGACTACATTGCCTGGTGCACTCCGAGAGC ACTCTGATGTTCCCTGTAATGACACCAAATCCTGTCCAGATGGAAGCACGTGCTGTAAGACTAAAGATGGAGGATGGGCCTGCTGTCCTCTGCCAGAG GCCGTGTGTTGTGACGACTTCATCCACTGCTGTCCTCATGGCAAGACTTGTAACGTTGCTGCCGGGTCATGTGATGATCCTTCAGGTTCTACACCCTGGCTGGAGAAGCTGCCCGTCCAAAGTAAGAATGTGGCTGTTAAACAAG GGTCTTCAGATGTTCCCTGTAATGACACCTCGGCCTGTCCAGATGGAAGCACGTGCTGTAAGACTAAAGATGGAGGATGGGCCTGCTGTCCTCTGCCAGAG GCCGTGTGTTGTGAGGACTTCACCCACTGCTGTCCTCATGGTAAGatatgtaatgttgctgctggGACATGTGAAGACCCTTCATGTTCAGGTGTGCCCTGGGTGAAGCAGGTGCCCGTCCAACCAGTCATCAGTCAGAATGTGACTGACAAAAAAA acTCTGATGTTCCCTGTAATGACACCAAATCCTGTCCAGATGGAAGCACGTGCTGTAAGACTAAAGATGGAGGATGGGCCTGCTGTCCTCTGCCAGAG GCCGTGTGTTGTGACGACTTCATCCACTGCTGTCCTCATGGCAAGACTTGTAACGTTGCTGCCGGGTCATGTGATGGTCCTTCAGGCTCTACACCCTGGCTGGAGAAGCTGCCCGTCCAACGTAAGAATGTGGCTGTTACACAAG TGTTTTCAGATGTTCCCTGTGATGACACCTCGGCCTGTCCAGATGGAAGCACGTGCTGTAAGACTAAAGATGGAGGATGGGCCTGCTGTCCTCTGCCAGAG GCCGTGTGTTGTGACGACTTCATCCACTGCTGTCCTCATGGCAAGACTTGTAACGTTGCTGCCGGGTCATGTGATGATCCTTCAGGCTCTACACCCTGGCTGGAGAAGCTGCCTGTCCAACGTAAGAATGTGGCTGTTAAACAAG GGTCTTCAGATGTTCCCTGTGATGACACCTCGGCCTGTCCAGATGGAAGCACGTGCTGTAAGACTAAAGATGGAGGATGGGCCTGCTGTCCTCTGCCAGAG GCCGTGTGTTGTGACGACTTCATCCACTGCTGTCCTCATGGCAAGACTTGTAACGTTGCTGCCGGGTCATGTGATGGTCCTTCAGGCTCTACACCCTGGCTGGAGAAGCTGCCCGTCCAACGTAAGAATGTGGCTGTTACACAAG GGTCTTCAGATGTTCCCTGTGATGACACCTCGGCCTGTCCAGATGGAAGCACGTGCTGTAAGACTAAAGATGGAGGATGGGCCTGCTGTCCTCTGCCAGAG GCCGTGTGTTGTGACGACTTCATCCACTGCTGTCCTCATGGCAAGACTTGTAACGTTGCTGCCGGGTCATGTGATGATCCTTCAGGCTCTACACCCTGGCTGGAGAAGCTGCCTGTCCAACGTAAGAATGTGGCTGTTAAACAAG GGTCTTCAGATGTTCCCTGTGATGACACCTCGGCCTGTCCAGATGGAAGCACGTGCTGTAAGACTAAAGATGGAGGATGGGCCTGCTGTCCTCTGCCAGAG GCCGTGTGTTGTGACGACTTCATCCACTGCTGTCCTCATGGCAAGACTTGTAACGTTGCTGCCGGGTCATGTGATGGTCCTTCAGGCTCTACACCCTGGCTGGAGAAGCTGCCCGTCCAACGTAAGAATGTGGCTGTTACACAAG TGTCTTCAGATGTTCCCTGTGATGACACCTCGGCCTGTCCAGATGGAAGCACGTGCTGTAAGACTAAAGATGGAGGATGGGCCTGCTGTCCTCTGCCAGAG GCCGTGTGTTGTGACGACTTCATCCACTGCTGTCCTCATGGCAAGACTTGTAACGTTGCTGCCGGGTCATGTGATGATCCTTCAGGCTCTTCGCCCTGGCTGGAGAAGGTGCCTGCTCGCCCTAGAGCAGGTCAAAGGTCAACTAAGAACATGAATTGCGACTCTAGTCACATTTGTCCTGAATCCAACACTTGCTGTAAGAACATCGACGGAGACTGGGGCTGCTGTCCTTTGCCTGAG GCTGTGTGTTGTAGGGATAGATTCCACTGCTGTCCGCACGGCACCACTTGCAACCTTGTAACACTCACCTGTAATGGCAACACCACCTCTGTACCTATGTCAGTCATAAACTCATCCTCAGATAAGGAGGAACAGAGACAGCACAAGAAAGTGAAAGAGGAAGTGGGGAAGTATATCAGGGTTCCATGTGATGCACATACTTCCTGCCCAGATCACACCACTTGCTGTCTTATTGCAAAAACCAACAAATGGGGTTGTTGCCCTCTGCCTAAT GCAGTATGTTGCACAGATGGGGAACACTGTTGTCCGGCTCACTATAAGTGCGATGTGAGCCGTGTGTCTTGCATCAAGGGAGATGTGGTGATCCCCTGGTACAATAAAATTGCTGCTCAAAGTTCACTAACTCCAAACTCGGATCTCAGCACCAATAAGTGCGATGAACAGTCGAGTTGCTCCACAGATTCGACCTGCTGCCGTCTAACCACAGGAGAATGGGGCTGCTGCCCTCTTCCTCAG GCTGTTTGCTGCCCAGACCAGCAGCACTGTTGTCCCAGAGGATACAAGTGTGACTTGCGTAGACACTCCTGCATAAAGACCACCTGGCTGTACGTAGAAAGAGTCCCACTTGCCCACATTGGTGTCCAAAAGCCACAGCCAAGTGTCTCAGGAAAGGACATTCAGTGTGGTGGTGGATATACTTGCCAAGATGGCCAGACCTGTTGTCCAACCTCCCAGACCACTTGGGGCTGTTGCCCGTCTTCTATG GCGGAGTGCTGTGATGATATGAAACACTGCTGCCCTGCTGGATACAAATGTGGCACGGGTGGAATTTGTACTCCAGCTGTAGGCTTTGACTGGAACAACTGGGACAGCTGGAGGGTGTTCTTCTCCAAAAAGAAACGAGCTACAACTCTATAA
- the grna gene encoding granulin a isoform X44 — MLRLTVGLTLVTLVACLQCPNNEECAAGQSCCQDPTGEFTCCPFHHGECCEDHIHCCPEGMLCNVLDFTCVNATHTLPSVERIPAKQSDFPKSFRMIPSLPASEDDITCPDGSFCPAEFSCLLMASSYGCCPVAQGLVCSDGKHCCPKGHECSADSSSCVKQKEQVETVICGDGKSECPVDTTCCETEDGQWACCPMPKAVCCDDKIHCCPEDSVCDVEGSKCMSSTNQELPMWAKFPARLRAEWEDHKPAEMRAEAKVTTTRQITTAGNQMTTLPGALREHSDVPCNDTKSCPDGSTCCKTKDGGWACCPLPEAVCCDDFIHCCPHGKTCNVAAGSCDDPSGSTPWLEKLPVQSKNVAVKQGSSDVPCNDTSACPDGSTCCKTKDGGWACCPLPEAVCCDDFIHCCPHGKTCNVAAGSCDDPSGSTPWLEKLPVQRKNVAVKQGSSDVPCDDTSACPDGSTCCKTKDGGWACCPLPEAVCCDDFIHCCPHGKTCNVAAGSCDGPSGSTPWLEKLPVQRKNVAVTQGSSDVPCDDTSACPDGSTCCKTKDGGWACCPLPEAVCCDDFIHCCPHGKTCNVAAGSCDDPSGSTPWLEKLPVQRKNVAVKQGSSDVPCDDTSACPDGSTCCKTKDGGWACCPLPEAVCCDDFIHCCPHGKTCNVAAGSCDGPSGSTPWLEKLPVQRKNVAVTQVSSDVPCDDTSACPDGSTCCKTKDGGWACCPLPEAVCCDDFIHCCPHGKTCNVAAGSCDDPSGSSPWLEKVPARPRAGQRSTKNMNCDSSHICPESNTCCKNIDGDWGCCPLPEAVCCRDRFHCCPHGTTCNLVTLTCNGNTTSVPMSVINSSSDKEEQRQHKKVKEEVGKYIRVPCDAHTSCPDHTTCCLIAKTNKWGCCPLPNAVCCTDGEHCCPAHYKCDVSRVSCIKGDVVIPWYNKIAAQSSLTPNSDLSTNKCDEQSSCSTDSTCCRLTTGEWGCCPLPQAVCCPDQQHCCPRGYKCDLRRHSCIKTTWLYVERVPLAHIGVQKPQPSVSGKDIQCGGGYTCQDGQTCCPTSQTTWGCCPSSMAECCDDMKHCCPAGYKCGTGGICTPAVGFDWNNWDSWRVFFSKKKRATTL; from the exons ATGCTGAGACTGACAGTAGGCCTCACTCTGGTGACCCTGGTTGCTTGCTTGCAGTGCCCCAACAACGAAGAGTGTGCGGCAGGCCAGTCATGCTGCCAGGATCCCACTGGAGAGTTCACCTGCTGCCCTTTCCATCAC ggagAGTGTTGTGAGGACCACATACACTGCTGTCCTGAAGGCATGCTATGCAATGTTTTGGACTTCACATGTGTAAACGCCACACATACACTGCCATCGGTGGAGAGGATACCGGCTAAACAGTCAGACTTTCCTAAA TCATTCAGAATGATCCCCTCATTACCTGCAAGTGAAGACGACATCACCTGCCCTGACGGCTCTTTCTGTCCTGCTGAGTTCTCTTGTCTGCTGATGGCTTCATCTTATGGATGTTGTCCAGTAGCACAG GGCCTTGTGTGCTCAGATGGGAAACACTGCTGCCCAAAAGGCCATGAATGCAGTGCAGACAGCAGTTCGTGTGTCAAACAAAAAG AACAAGTTGAGACTGTTATTTGCGGAGATGGGAAGTCAGAGTGTCCTGTGGACACCACGTGTTGTGAGACAGAAGATGGTCAATGGGCGTGCTGCCCCATGCCAAAG GCTGTATGCTGTGATGATAAAATCCACTGTTGCCCAGAGGACAGTGTTTGTGATGTTGAAGGCTCTAAATGCATGTCCTCCACCAATCAGGAGCTGCCCATGTGGGCCAAGTTCCCTGCTCGCCTCAGGGCTGAATGGGAAGATCACAAAC CTGCAGAAATGAGGGCTGAAGCTAAAGTCACTACAACCAGACAAATCACTACTGCTGGAAACCAAATGACTACATTGCCTGGTGCACTCCGAGAGC ACTCTGATGTTCCCTGTAATGACACCAAATCCTGTCCAGATGGAAGCACGTGCTGTAAGACTAAAGATGGAGGATGGGCCTGCTGTCCTCTGCCAGAG GCCGTGTGTTGTGACGACTTCATCCACTGCTGTCCTCATGGCAAGACTTGTAACGTTGCTGCCGGGTCATGTGATGATCCTTCAGGTTCTACACCCTGGCTGGAGAAGCTGCCCGTCCAAAGTAAGAATGTGGCTGTTAAACAAG GGTCTTCAGATGTTCCCTGTAATGACACCTCGGCCTGTCCAGATGGAAGCACGTGCTGTAAGACTAAAGATGGAGGATGGGCCTGCTGTCCTCTGCCAGAG GCCGTGTGTTGTGACGACTTCATCCACTGCTGTCCTCATGGCAAGACTTGTAACGTTGCTGCCGGGTCATGTGATGATCCTTCAGGCTCTACACCCTGGCTGGAGAAGCTGCCTGTCCAACGTAAGAATGTGGCTGTTAAACAAG GGTCTTCAGATGTTCCCTGTGATGACACCTCGGCCTGTCCAGATGGAAGCACGTGCTGTAAGACTAAAGATGGAGGATGGGCCTGCTGTCCTCTGCCAGAG GCCGTGTGTTGTGACGACTTCATCCACTGCTGTCCTCATGGCAAGACTTGTAACGTTGCTGCCGGGTCATGTGATGGTCCTTCAGGCTCTACACCCTGGCTGGAGAAGCTGCCCGTCCAACGTAAGAATGTGGCTGTTACACAAG GGTCTTCAGATGTTCCCTGTGATGACACCTCGGCCTGTCCAGATGGAAGCACGTGCTGTAAGACTAAAGATGGAGGATGGGCCTGCTGTCCTCTGCCAGAG GCCGTGTGTTGTGACGACTTCATCCACTGCTGTCCTCATGGCAAGACTTGTAACGTTGCTGCCGGGTCATGTGATGATCCTTCAGGCTCTACACCCTGGCTGGAGAAGCTGCCTGTCCAACGTAAGAATGTGGCTGTTAAACAAG GGTCTTCAGATGTTCCCTGTGATGACACCTCGGCCTGTCCAGATGGAAGCACGTGCTGTAAGACTAAAGATGGAGGATGGGCCTGCTGTCCTCTGCCAGAG GCCGTGTGTTGTGACGACTTCATCCACTGCTGTCCTCATGGCAAGACTTGTAACGTTGCTGCCGGGTCATGTGATGGTCCTTCAGGCTCTACACCCTGGCTGGAGAAGCTGCCCGTCCAACGTAAGAATGTGGCTGTTACACAAG TGTCTTCAGATGTTCCCTGTGATGACACCTCGGCCTGTCCAGATGGAAGCACGTGCTGTAAGACTAAAGATGGAGGATGGGCCTGCTGTCCTCTGCCAGAG GCCGTGTGTTGTGACGACTTCATCCACTGCTGTCCTCATGGCAAGACTTGTAACGTTGCTGCCGGGTCATGTGATGATCCTTCAGGCTCTTCGCCCTGGCTGGAGAAGGTGCCTGCTCGCCCTAGAGCAGGTCAAAGGTCAACTAAGAACATGAATTGCGACTCTAGTCACATTTGTCCTGAATCCAACACTTGCTGTAAGAACATCGACGGAGACTGGGGCTGCTGTCCTTTGCCTGAG GCTGTGTGTTGTAGGGATAGATTCCACTGCTGTCCGCACGGCACCACTTGCAACCTTGTAACACTCACCTGTAATGGCAACACCACCTCTGTACCTATGTCAGTCATAAACTCATCCTCAGATAAGGAGGAACAGAGACAGCACAAGAAAGTGAAAGAGGAAGTGGGGAAGTATATCAGGGTTCCATGTGATGCACATACTTCCTGCCCAGATCACACCACTTGCTGTCTTATTGCAAAAACCAACAAATGGGGTTGTTGCCCTCTGCCTAAT GCAGTATGTTGCACAGATGGGGAACACTGTTGTCCGGCTCACTATAAGTGCGATGTGAGCCGTGTGTCTTGCATCAAGGGAGATGTGGTGATCCCCTGGTACAATAAAATTGCTGCTCAAAGTTCACTAACTCCAAACTCGGATCTCAGCACCAATAAGTGCGATGAACAGTCGAGTTGCTCCACAGATTCGACCTGCTGCCGTCTAACCACAGGAGAATGGGGCTGCTGCCCTCTTCCTCAG GCTGTTTGCTGCCCAGACCAGCAGCACTGTTGTCCCAGAGGATACAAGTGTGACTTGCGTAGACACTCCTGCATAAAGACCACCTGGCTGTACGTAGAAAGAGTCCCACTTGCCCACATTGGTGTCCAAAAGCCACAGCCAAGTGTCTCAGGAAAGGACATTCAGTGTGGTGGTGGATATACTTGCCAAGATGGCCAGACCTGTTGTCCAACCTCCCAGACCACTTGGGGCTGTTGCCCGTCTTCTATG GCGGAGTGCTGTGATGATATGAAACACTGCTGCCCTGCTGGATACAAATGTGGCACGGGTGGAATTTGTACTCCAGCTGTAGGCTTTGACTGGAACAACTGGGACAGCTGGAGGGTGTTCTTCTCCAAAAAGAAACGAGCTACAACTCTATAA
- the grna gene encoding granulin a isoform X46, producing MLRLTVGLTLVTLVACLQCPNNEECAAGQSCCQDPTGEFTCCPFHHGECCEDHIHCCPEGMLCNVLDFTCVNATHTLPSVERIPAKQSDFPKSFRMIPSLPASEDDITCPDGSFCPAEFSCLLMASSYGCCPVAQGLVCSDGKHCCPKGHECSADSSSCVKQKEQVETVICGDGKSECPVDTTCCETEDGQWACCPMPKAVCCDDKIHCCPEDSVCDVEGSKCMSSTNQELPMWAKFPARLRAEWEDHKPAEMRAEAKVTTTRQITTAGNQMTTLPGALREHSDVPCNDTKSCPDGSTCCKTKDGGWACCPLPEAVCCDDFIHCCPHGKTCNVAAGSCDDPSGSTPWLEKLPVQSKNVAVKQGSSDVPCNDTSACPDGSTCCKTKDGGWACCPLPEAVCCDDFIHCCPHGKTCNVAAGSCDGPSGSTPWLEKLPVQRKNVAVTQGSSDVPCDDTSACPDGSTCCKTKDGGWACCPLPEAVCCDDFIHCCPHGKTCNVAAGSCDGPSGSTPWLEKLPVQRKNVAVTQGSSDVPCDDTSACPDGSTCCKTKDGGWACCPLPEAVCCDDFIHCCPHGKTCNVAAGSCDDPSGSTPWLEKLPVQRKNVAVKQGSSDVPCDDTSACPDGSTCCKTKDGGWACCPLPEAVCCDDFIHCCPHGKTCNVAAGSCDGPSGSTPWLEKLPVQRKNVAVTQVSSDVPCDDTSACPDGSTCCKTKDGGWACCPLPEAVCCDDFIHCCPHGKTCNVAAGSCDDPSGSSPWLEKVPARPRAGQRSTKNMNCDSSHICPESNTCCKNIDGDWGCCPLPEAVCCRDRFHCCPHGTTCNLVTLTCNGNTTSVPMSVINSSSDKEEQRQHKKVKEEVGKYIRVPCDAHTSCPDHTTCCLIAKTNKWGCCPLPNAVCCTDGEHCCPAHYKCDVSRVSCIKGDVVIPWYNKIAAQSSLTPNSDLSTNKCDEQSSCSTDSTCCRLTTGEWGCCPLPQAVCCPDQQHCCPRGYKCDLRRHSCIKTTWLYVERVPLAHIGVQKPQPSVSGKDIQCGGGYTCQDGQTCCPTSQTTWGCCPSSMAECCDDMKHCCPAGYKCGTGGICTPAVGFDWNNWDSWRVFFSKKKRATTL from the exons ATGCTGAGACTGACAGTAGGCCTCACTCTGGTGACCCTGGTTGCTTGCTTGCAGTGCCCCAACAACGAAGAGTGTGCGGCAGGCCAGTCATGCTGCCAGGATCCCACTGGAGAGTTCACCTGCTGCCCTTTCCATCAC ggagAGTGTTGTGAGGACCACATACACTGCTGTCCTGAAGGCATGCTATGCAATGTTTTGGACTTCACATGTGTAAACGCCACACATACACTGCCATCGGTGGAGAGGATACCGGCTAAACAGTCAGACTTTCCTAAA TCATTCAGAATGATCCCCTCATTACCTGCAAGTGAAGACGACATCACCTGCCCTGACGGCTCTTTCTGTCCTGCTGAGTTCTCTTGTCTGCTGATGGCTTCATCTTATGGATGTTGTCCAGTAGCACAG GGCCTTGTGTGCTCAGATGGGAAACACTGCTGCCCAAAAGGCCATGAATGCAGTGCAGACAGCAGTTCGTGTGTCAAACAAAAAG AACAAGTTGAGACTGTTATTTGCGGAGATGGGAAGTCAGAGTGTCCTGTGGACACCACGTGTTGTGAGACAGAAGATGGTCAATGGGCGTGCTGCCCCATGCCAAAG GCTGTATGCTGTGATGATAAAATCCACTGTTGCCCAGAGGACAGTGTTTGTGATGTTGAAGGCTCTAAATGCATGTCCTCCACCAATCAGGAGCTGCCCATGTGGGCCAAGTTCCCTGCTCGCCTCAGGGCTGAATGGGAAGATCACAAAC CTGCAGAAATGAGGGCTGAAGCTAAAGTCACTACAACCAGACAAATCACTACTGCTGGAAACCAAATGACTACATTGCCTGGTGCACTCCGAGAGC ACTCTGATGTTCCCTGTAATGACACCAAATCCTGTCCAGATGGAAGCACGTGCTGTAAGACTAAAGATGGAGGATGGGCCTGCTGTCCTCTGCCAGAG GCCGTGTGTTGTGACGACTTCATCCACTGCTGTCCTCATGGCAAGACTTGTAACGTTGCTGCCGGGTCATGTGATGATCCTTCAGGTTCTACACCCTGGCTGGAGAAGCTGCCCGTCCAAAGTAAGAATGTGGCTGTTAAACAAG GGTCTTCAGATGTTCCCTGTAATGACACCTCGGCCTGTCCAGATGGAAGCACGTGCTGTAAGACTAAAGATGGAGGATGGGCCTGCTGTCCTCTGCCAGAG GCCGTGTGTTGTGACGACTTCATCCACTGCTGTCCTCATGGCAAGACTTGTAACGTTGCTGCCGGGTCATGTGATGGTCCTTCAGGCTCTACACCCTGGCTGGAGAAGCTGCCCGTCCAACGTAAGAATGTGGCTGTTACACAAG GGTCTTCAGATGTTCCCTGTGATGACACCTCGGCCTGTCCAGATGGAAGCACGTGCTGTAAGACTAAAGATGGAGGATGGGCCTGCTGTCCTCTGCCAGAG GCCGTGTGTTGTGACGACTTCATCCACTGCTGTCCTCATGGCAAGACTTGTAACGTTGCTGCCGGGTCATGTGATGGTCCTTCAGGCTCTACACCCTGGCTGGAGAAGCTGCCCGTCCAACGTAAGAATGTGGCTGTTACACAAG GGTCTTCAGATGTTCCCTGTGATGACACCTCGGCCTGTCCAGATGGAAGCACGTGCTGTAAGACTAAAGATGGAGGATGGGCCTGCTGTCCTCTGCCAGAG GCCGTGTGTTGTGACGACTTCATCCACTGCTGTCCTCATGGCAAGACTTGTAACGTTGCTGCCGGGTCATGTGATGATCCTTCAGGCTCTACACCCTGGCTGGAGAAGCTGCCTGTCCAACGTAAGAATGTGGCTGTTAAACAAG GGTCTTCAGATGTTCCCTGTGATGACACCTCGGCCTGTCCAGATGGAAGCACGTGCTGTAAGACTAAAGATGGAGGATGGGCCTGCTGTCCTCTGCCAGAG GCCGTGTGTTGTGACGACTTCATCCACTGCTGTCCTCATGGCAAGACTTGTAACGTTGCTGCCGGGTCATGTGATGGTCCTTCAGGCTCTACACCCTGGCTGGAGAAGCTGCCCGTCCAACGTAAGAATGTGGCTGTTACACAAG TGTCTTCAGATGTTCCCTGTGATGACACCTCGGCCTGTCCAGATGGAAGCACGTGCTGTAAGACTAAAGATGGAGGATGGGCCTGCTGTCCTCTGCCAGAG GCCGTGTGTTGTGACGACTTCATCCACTGCTGTCCTCATGGCAAGACTTGTAACGTTGCTGCCGGGTCATGTGATGATCCTTCAGGCTCTTCGCCCTGGCTGGAGAAGGTGCCTGCTCGCCCTAGAGCAGGTCAAAGGTCAACTAAGAACATGAATTGCGACTCTAGTCACATTTGTCCTGAATCCAACACTTGCTGTAAGAACATCGACGGAGACTGGGGCTGCTGTCCTTTGCCTGAG GCTGTGTGTTGTAGGGATAGATTCCACTGCTGTCCGCACGGCACCACTTGCAACCTTGTAACACTCACCTGTAATGGCAACACCACCTCTGTACCTATGTCAGTCATAAACTCATCCTCAGATAAGGAGGAACAGAGACAGCACAAGAAAGTGAAAGAGGAAGTGGGGAAGTATATCAGGGTTCCATGTGATGCACATACTTCCTGCCCAGATCACACCACTTGCTGTCTTATTGCAAAAACCAACAAATGGGGTTGTTGCCCTCTGCCTAAT GCAGTATGTTGCACAGATGGGGAACACTGTTGTCCGGCTCACTATAAGTGCGATGTGAGCCGTGTGTCTTGCATCAAGGGAGATGTGGTGATCCCCTGGTACAATAAAATTGCTGCTCAAAGTTCACTAACTCCAAACTCGGATCTCAGCACCAATAAGTGCGATGAACAGTCGAGTTGCTCCACAGATTCGACCTGCTGCCGTCTAACCACAGGAGAATGGGGCTGCTGCCCTCTTCCTCAG GCTGTTTGCTGCCCAGACCAGCAGCACTGTTGTCCCAGAGGATACAAGTGTGACTTGCGTAGACACTCCTGCATAAAGACCACCTGGCTGTACGTAGAAAGAGTCCCACTTGCCCACATTGGTGTCCAAAAGCCACAGCCAAGTGTCTCAGGAAAGGACATTCAGTGTGGTGGTGGATATACTTGCCAAGATGGCCAGACCTGTTGTCCAACCTCCCAGACCACTTGGGGCTGTTGCCCGTCTTCTATG GCGGAGTGCTGTGATGATATGAAACACTGCTGCCCTGCTGGATACAAATGTGGCACGGGTGGAATTTGTACTCCAGCTGTAGGCTTTGACTGGAACAACTGGGACAGCTGGAGGGTGTTCTTCTCCAAAAAGAAACGAGCTACAACTCTATAA